From the genome of Streptomyces sp. NBC_00523:
GGGCGACGACCGGGCCTACCCGGGTGCTCTGGCCGCGCACCTCCACATCGCCGCGGACGGCGGCCAGGTGCTCAGCTTCTCCGAGTGGGTCGCGGAGGAGCCGGCCGTCGCCCACATCGAGGCGGTGTGGGCCCCGGTGCTCAAGGACTTCGGCGGCACCGGCACGCTCTACCGCCACCACCGCACCTTCCTGCCCCCGGACGCCACCGCTCCACGCTGAGGCGGCCGCAGCGGGGCGGCGGAACACCCCGGTCCTGCCGCGAAACTACGATGACGACGCGGCGGTGTCGGACGGGCCGGGGGGCGTTGGTGGAGCGGTACGAGATCGAGACGTTTCTGACGTTGGCGGACGAGCTGCACTTCGCGCGGACCGCGGAACGGTTGCACGTGTCGCCCGGGCGGGTCAGTCAGACGGTCAAAGCGCTGGAACGGCGCGTCGGTGGCCCGTTGTTCGAACGGTCCAGCCGCCGCGTCGTCCTCACCCCGGTCGGCCGGCGGCTCCGGGAGGACCTGCTGCCCGCGTACCGGCAGATCCAGCGTGCCTTCGCCGACGCGACGGCGGCGTACTCCGGTATACGGGGCGCGTTGCGGGCCGGCTTCACCACTCCGTGGAGCGGGGAACTCCTCATCAAGGCCGGTGACGCCTTCACCGCGCGCCACCCGGACTGCACGGTCGAGCTGCTGGAAGCGACGTACAACGCCGCCATAGCCGCGCTGAGGAACGAGCAGGTCGATCTGGTGGTCGCTGAGCCGCCCGTGGAGGAAGCCGACGTCGTCGTCGGCCCGGTGGTGTTCTCCGAGCCCCGTGCGCTGGTCGTTTCCGCAAGCCACCCTCTGGCACGGCGGGCCACCGTGTCCGTGGAGGTGCTGGCCGAGCTGCCGCTGGTGACGGCCGCAGGGGTTTCGAAGGCGTTCAGCGAGTGGTTCTTCCCCGCCCGCACACCGGGCGGCCTGCCGATCGAGCACGGTCCGGCGGCGGGCGGCTGGCAGGGCGTCCTGGCGCTGGTCGGGGCCGGGAAGGGGGCCACCGTGGCGGCCGTCGCCGCCGGCAGGTACCACGTCCGGCCGGATGTCGCCTACGTGCCGTTCAATGACGCGGAGCCCGTCGACTACGCGCTGATGTGGCGCACCGGTGACCGGCCGCCGGGCCTGTCGGCCTTCATCCGGACCGTCGTGGAGCTCGCCGCGCCGGCCGGCCGCCCCTCATGCGGCTGCGGGGGCACCGACGCCTCCGGCGCTCGGCAGTGTCAGGGTTGCGGCGGCGGTCGCTAGCAGCCCGGCCGCGGCGAGCAGCACGCTCCAGCGCATCCCCGCGAGGAACGAATCCGCGCCGGCCAGCAGCGCCCCGAAGACGGCCACCGCGATCGCCCCGCCCACCTGGCGTGCCGTGTTGAGTACGGCCCCGGCGGTGCCCGCACGGTCGGCGGGCACCGCATCCAGGAGCATCGCGGTCAGGGCCGGCACCGCCAGCGCACCGCCGAGGCCGACCGGCACCATGAGCGTCGCCACCACCCACACCCCGGTGTGCGGGCCGACGACGAGCAGGGACAGCAGTCCGCCCGCGCCGACGAGCTGCCCCACGGTCATCGGGACGCGCGGTCCGTACCGGGCGGCCATCCGGGCGGAGGCCAGGTTCACCAGCGCGACCAGGGCCGTCATCGGGATGAACATCAGGCCCGCGTGCAGCGCCGTCTGCCCGCGCTCCTGCTGGAGGTAGAGGCTGAAGTCGAACACGCCCCCGTAGTAGGCGGCGTTGGCCATGAAGCCGACCACCAGGGACACCGTCACGACCCGGGTCCGGAACAGCGCCATCGGCACCATGGGGTGGGCGCCCCGCGCCTGCGCGACGAGGAACCCCGCGGCCCCGACGACGGCCACCGCCAAGGAGGCGAGGACCGCCGGGCGGCCGAAGCCCTCGGCCCCGCCCTCGATCACGCCGTACGTCAGCCCGCCCATCGCCAGGACCGCCGTCACCTGCCCCGGCACGTCCAGCCGCGCCGGCAGTCGCGGGGAGGCCGGGAGCCGGGCCAGGAGAGCCAGCGCCGCCAGGGCCGCGGGGAGATTCACGTAGAAGATCCAACGCCAGCCGGCCGACGCGGTCAGCGCCCCGCCGACCACCGGCCGGCCGCGACGGCGACGGCTCCGCCGACGGTCCAGACCGCGATCGCACGCGCCCGCTCGGCCTGATCGGGGAAGCCCTGCCGGACCAGTGCCAGCGAGGCCGGCATCATCACCGCGGCCGCCGCACCCTGGACCAGCCGGGCCGTGACGAGGACCGCGAGGCCGGGCGCGAGCCCGCAGGCGGCCGAGGCCGCCGCGAAGAGGATCAGTCCGCCTCCGAAGGCCCGCTTCGCGCCGATGCGGTCGGAGAGGGCCCCGGCGGACAGCATCAGGGCGGCGAACATCAGTGTGTAGCCGTCGACCACCCACTGGAGTCCGGACATGCCGACGCCGAGGCCGCGGCCGATGTCGGGCAGGGCGACCGTGACGATCAGCGCGTCCAGGGAGATGAGGAAGAACCCCAGCAGGGCGGCGCCCAGCACGGCGGGTGAGCCGCGCCGTTCGGTGGCCGATGCTCCGCCGGTGGTGGAGTCGAGTCCGGCGGCCATCAGCCCGCCGCCCGTACGGGCAGTGCCTGGTTGCCGTCGCCCCAGGTCGCGGTCATGACCACCGTGTCGATCACCCACCGGTCGCCATTGCGGGCCAGCTCCCAGCGGTAGTCGCCGCCGAGCGTCCACAGGGACGCGCCGTGGGCGGCGGCCAGGCGGTGGGTGGCCTGGAAGGAGGCGGTGCAGACGGCGCGGTCGCCCTCGACGATGACGAGCTGGTTGGCGATCAGGTGCTGGGTCGCGTCGTAGCCGGAGAGCGTGCCGCTCCAGGCGTCGGTGATCTCCCGCGGTGTCAGGCGGACCGGCTCTCCGCCGTTGAGACTGGTGTAGTCGAGCACGACCTTGTCGGCGAAGAGCGTGCGCAACTGCTCCCACTCCCGGCGGTCGGCGTGCACCGCCATGCGGGTGCAGGTCTCGGCGACGGCGTACCGGGAGGCGAGGGTGTGGGTGGATTCGGGCATGGTGGACGACCTGTCTGTGGGGGCGGCGGTGTTCACAGCGTGCGGGCGAAGTGCTCGGCGGCGGCATCGGCGGCCAGGCGGACCTGGGGTGCCTGGTCGTAGAAGTCGAACTGAACGCCCTCCGTCCACACGAATTCCGAGGACCCGGCCAGACCCGCGTGGAAGCGCCGGGCCCCGTCCGGGATCGCGGCGTCCTCGCTGTGCACGAGCAGCGTCGGTGCCGTGATGCGCGGGGCGAGGGCGACGGCGTCGTGGTCGAGCCATTCGGTCCAGGCCATGACGGCGTACCGATTGGGCCACTGGGGTATCCCGCCACGTTCGGGGTTCAGGTAGAAGTCGATGTCGAAGGGCATGGCGGCGTCCGGGTCGCTGCCGCTGACCACGGGCACGTAGGTGACCTCCCCGGTCTCCGCGTACCGGCCGGCGGCCTCGGCCGCCGCCGCCTTCTTCGCCTCGATGCCCTCGGGGCCTCCGTAGTTCTCCTCGCAGATCCGGCGGTCGTGCAGCCAGGGTGCGACGAGGGCGAGCGAGCGTACGCGGGGGTCCTCGGCGGCGAAGGCTCCGGCGTACATCGCGCCCGCGCACACCCCCAGCGCCCCCAGGGCCTCGCCGTTCACGGCGGGGTGGGCCAGGACGAAGTCGGCCGCCGCGCGCAGGTCGCGGACCTTCTGCGCGGGCGACTCGCAGTCGCGTGGCGCGCCGTCGGACTCGCCGTATCCGGTGAAGTCGAACGACAGCGCCGCGTAGCCGCGTGCGGCCAGCTCCCGTGCGTAGCGGTCGGCCATCTGTTCCTTGACGGACGTCCACGTTCCGGCGACCAGGACGGCGGACGGCGGGGTGGTCTCATCGGCGTCGGGCAGGTTGAGGTGACCGGCCAGTTTGCCCATGTCACCGACGAAGCTCACCTGTTCACGTACGGGCATACGCCACTCCTTGCGATCGAGGGGGAACGGGATGCCCTCACGCTGACATCCGGCGGTGTTCCGGATCAACGGCCCATGTATAAGGCGAGGTTGAGCTGAGCTAAACGTTCCCCGACGGTGTGCGGTAGCCGGACGGTGAGGACGCACGTCCGGAGGGTGGGGGCACGTTCCGGATGAACAGCACCGGCGTCACCGCGGTCGCGGCGGCGAAGAGGCCGAACGCGAGGCGCATGCCGCCCAGTTCGGCCAGCAGGCCCACCAGCGCCGCACCGAGGGGCATGGCGCCGAAGGTGAAGAGGCGGGACGCCGCACCGTAGCGGCCGAGCATCTCGTCCGGCACCCTGCGCTGCGTGAGGGTGCGGGCGTTGACGGACCAGAGGGTGCCGCCCATGCCGCCGAGGAGCGCCCCGGCCGCCACCGCCCAGAGGCTCGTCGTGAGCGCGGGCAGCGACACCATCGCGAGGGTGCCGATCAGGTCGGCGAACATCGCGCGCCGGATGCCGAGGACCCGGTTGACCCAGGTCACCGTCAGCGCCCCGGCCAGGCCGCCGACGCCGAGGGCGCTCAGCAGGATGCCGTACTCGCGGGAGCCGAGCCCCATGGTCCGCTGGGCGTAGAGCGGCATGAGCGCCAGCCAGGCACCCCAGACGGCGGAGAGCACGGCGACGATCAGGGACAGGGTGCGCAGCAGGCGGTCGTTCCAGAGGAAACGTACGCCCTCCGCGATGCGGCTGTTGACCGATGCGGGGACCGTGTCCGGGGTGGGAGCGGCGGGGCGGAAGCGGCCCACGAGCAGCAGCAGGGACAGGGCGGCGAGGGCGTAGGAGGCGCCGGTCACACCCAGCGCGATGCTGGTTCCGGCGGCCAGGAGCAGCCCTCCGACGAAGGGGCCGGCGAACTCCTGCCCCACGGTCTCCGCGCCCACCATCCAGGCGTTGGCCCGTTCGCGCCCGGCGGGCGGCACCGCGGCCGGGACCAGGGCCGACGCCGAGGTCGAGGCCACCACGTCCGCGACGCCGAGGAGCGCGCCGGCGGCGAAGAGCACGGGGAGCGCGACGCCGCCGGCGAGGGCGGAGACGGTGAGCCAGGCCATGGCGGCCACGCGCATGCCGTTCGCGGTCCAGAGCAGTCGGCGGCGGTCGAAGCGGTCGACGAGGACGCCGATGTGCAGGGCGATGAGCAGCCACGGCAGCGTGAGGGTGAGGGAGACGGCGGTGACCTGCGCGGGTGAGCCGGTGAGCTGGGCGGCGAGCAGGGGCAGGGCCATCTTCATCACGCCGTCGGCGAGGTTGGTCGCGGCGGTGAAGGCGACCAGGACGGCGGTGTTGCGGCACCCGGGGCGCGCGCGGGTGTCGTGCCGCATGGTCGCGGTGCCCGTGTGCGCAGGCGCTGTTGTCGTCATGGCCGTCCATCCCCCTGGTCGTCTCGGCAGCACGCCGTATCACCGCCTAACGCGTTAGCCGGTGAGTGAACTGTGCCCCACGCCGCCCGCACCGCGCAACCGGCAAAACCGATAGCCGGTAGGATGGCGAGGGTGTGGAAGGAGTGACGCTCATGCTGGAGCAGCCGGCCCCCGCCGTCCTGATCGAAGCCTTCGCCAACACGGTCGACGTGGAGGAAGCGAGCGACGAGATCGCCACCGCCGCCGGGTTGTCCGCCTGGCTCACCGGACGCGGTCTGCTCGACGCCCCCGCAGAGATGTCGGCGGACGTGCACACCGACTACCTCGCGCTGCGCGCGGGCCTCAGGGAGGAGTTGGGCGCGCACGTGGGCGACACCCCCGACCCCGCGCTGCTCGCCGCCGCCGAGCGCGTGCTCGCCGCGCACCCGGTGCTGGTCACCGCCCGGGGGACGCTCGCCGCCGCCCCGGGTCTGCCGTCGGCGCGCCGGCCCGTGGCCGCCCTGGGCATCGCCTGGAACGAACTGGTCACCACCGGCGACGCGGCCCGGCTCAAGCGCTGCGCGGAGCACACCTGCGCCTGGGCCTTCTGGGACATCTCGAAGAACCGCAGCCGCCGCTGGTGCTCGATGAAGGTGTGCGGCAACCGCAACAAGTCCCGCACCTACACCACCCGTAAGCGGGAAGCCGTCTGACGGGGCGTCCCGCCGGGCTCATCAGGAGCCGGGCTCATCAGGAATCGAGAAGCGGGGGCCGCCGGGGCGTCCCTAGCCTGCTGGACATGAACATCTCACCCGTACAACACACCCCGGGCAAGCGCCCGGCCGACGTGGCGCGGCTACGCCGCGTCCGTGATCTGATCGACCGGACCTACGCCGCGCCGCTCGACGTGCTGGCACTCGCGCGCGGCGCCGGCATGGCCCCCGGCTGCCTCAGCCGACGGTTCCGGACCGTCTACGGGCAGTCCCCGTACGCCTATCTGACGGCCCGTCGCGTGGACCGCGCGACGCTGCTGCTACGGGGCGAGCTCGGCGTCGGCGCCGTCTGCGCCGCGGTCGGCTGCGCGACTCCGGGGATATTCACCGCCCGCTTCACCGAGCTGACCGGCCTGACGCCGGAGCGCTTCCGCCGCCTGGCGAAGAGCGGGGCGGACAACGCGGGTGCGGCGGCTTCACCCGGCGTGGAGGGACTGCCGGCGTGCCTGGCGCAGCGGGTCGCGAGAGCGGTCAGGAATCAAGAAGCCCCGGCACCGACCCGGCCCCTAACGTGAAGTTCATGGACACCACCACTGACACCAAGCCCGCCGGCTCGCTCTCCTCCGTCACCCTTGAGGTGGCCGACGTCGAGGAGGCCCGCCGCTTCTACGCCGCCTTCGGAGTGGACACGCACATCCGGCTGAGGGCCCGCGAGGCCCAGGACACCGGGTTCCGCGGCTTCACCCTGGCGCTCACCGTGTCCGGACCGGCCACCGTCGACGGGTTCGTGGCCGCCGCGGTCGACGCCGGGGCCACCGTGCTGAAGCCGGCCGCCAAGTCGCTGTGGGGGTACGGCGGCGTCGTACAGGCCCCGGACGGGACGATCTGGAAGATCGCGACCTCGGCCAAGAAGGACACCGGCCCCGCCACCCGCGAGATCGACGAGTTCATCCTGCTGCTCGGCGTGCGGGACGTGAAGGCCACCAAGCAGTTCTACGTGGACCGGGGGCTGGCCGTGGGCAAGAGCTTCGGCGGGAAGTACGCCGAGTTCCTGCCCGGCGAGTCCTCCGCCGTCAAGCTGGCGCTGTACAAGCGGCGCGCCCTCGCCAAGGACCTCGGGGTCCCGGACGACGCGGCCGGCGCCCACCGGATCGTCCTCGGCGGCACCGCCGGCGCCTTCACCGACCCGGACGGCTTCGCCTGGGAGCCCGCCGCCGCCGACCACGCCTGACCCGCACACCCGCTCCTCCCCCATCTTTCCCGTACGAAAGGAACCCCCTGCCATGCCGACGTCGAAGTCCTCCGAGAACTACAGCGGATTCACCGCCGAGGAGCGGGCCGCGATGAAGGAGCACGCGCGCGAGGAGAAGAAGGCGGCTTCCCGGCGCGGTGCGTCCCGGGCCGAGAAGGAAGCGGCTGCGGAGCAGGACGTCCTCGCGAAGATCGCCGAGATGCAGGACGCGGACCGCGTTCTCGCCGAGCGCATCCACAAGATCATCGGAGAGGCCGCTCCGGCGCTCGCGCCGAAGCTCTGGTACGGCATGCCCGCGTACGCCAGGGACGGCAAGGTCGTCTGCCACTTCCAGAGCGCGGAGAAGTTCAAGTCGAGGTACGCCACGCTCGGCTTCAGCGACCAGGCCGCGCTGGACGACGGCGTGATGTGGCCGGCCGCGTACGCCCTGACCGAGCTGACCGCCGCCGCCGAGGAGCAGATCACCGCGCTCGTCCGGAAGGCGGCGGGCTGAGGCCCCGTGTTCCCCCGCGGTCGGCCCCGGTCGGGGTTGACCGCGATGTGAGACTTGCGCCATGGACATGGGGCGTGAGTCACGGTGGGAGAAGGACGCGATGACGGTGGAGATCGTCTTCGCCCTGGTATCGGCCGCCGTGCTGGGGGCGGCCGTCTTCGCGGTGTCCTTCGCCGCCGTCCTGGCCTTCGACGTCACCGGCCCGGCACGTGACCGCACCCTGACCGGCGGTGCGCTGCTCGGAGCGGCGGCCGGGGTGTGGCGCGTGGTCCGGGTGCTGCGCCGCTTCGACGCGGAGCGCCGTAAGGGGCACTGAGCCGTCGAGGCCTACGCTCCGGCCTGCAGGCGCAGTCCGGCCAGGGTCAGGTCCAGCGCGGAGCGGAACTGGTCCACGTCGTCGTGGCCGTCGAACTCGTCGATGATCTCGTGCACGAACGGGTAGTCCGCCGGGTCCAGCTCGCGCCAGGCACTGGCGAAGCGGCCGAGGTACTCGTCGCGGTCCACGGCACCGTCGAGGATCTCCTGCGGCGGCTCCTGGCCCATGTCGACGGCAGAGCCGACGACGACTCCGACGACCGCGGACACCGCGTGGAACCGCTGGCGCGCGGTGAGCTTCAGGCGCAGCGTCTGCCGGCCGAGCTGTTCGTACAGGCGCAGCGAATTGCTCTGGAGGTTGGTGTTGCGCATGAAGTACGCGCCGAGCCAGGGCCGGTCCGCGATCGCGTCGAACAGCGTCACGGCCATCGCGCGGAGGTTGTCGATGGGGTCGTCGCCCTCCGGAAGCTTCTCGATGTCGGCGAGCACCGTGCCCACCACGTGATCAGTGGCGAGGTCCAGCAGTTCGTCCTTGCTCTCCACATACCAGTAGATGCTGGCGACGCCGCCGCCCAGGCGCTGCGCGAGCGCGCGGAACGTGAGCGCGGGCGCACCGGCCTCGTCCAGCAGGGCCACCGCCTCGGTGAGCACGGACTCCATCGAGTGCGAAGCCCGGCGGCGCCCTCCGTCCGACCGGCGCCGCTGCGGCTGTGCCATGGCTTTTCCTCTCGCTTTTTGCATCGCATCGAACGTTGTTCTATCGTAGCTCATCGTACGGCGTTCGATAGCCGAACGATGTTCGACCGAAAGGACCGCGCCATGACTACCGCCCCACCCGTGAACGGGTCCCGTTCGTATCCCTCGCTGCGCGCGGCGTGGATACCCCTGGCCGCCCTGTGCCTGGCCTTCTTCGTCGAGATGGTCGACAACACCCTGCTGTCGATCGCCCTGCCCACGATCGGCCGCGACCTGGGCAGCGGCACGACCGCGTTGCAGTGGGTCACCGGCGCCTACTCGCTGACGTTCGGCGGCCTCCTGCTGACCGCCGGATCGATGGCGGACCGGCTCGGCCGCCGCCGGGTGCTGCTCATCGGGCTCACCGTGTTCGGGGCGCTCAGCCTGTGCGTCGCGCTCGTCTCCACCGCGGGCGAGCTGATCGCCCTGCGCGCCGCGCTCGGCGTGGCGGCCGCCGCGATGGCTCCGATCACGAACTCGCTGGTCTTCCGCCTGTTCGACGACAAGGCGCTGCGGATGCGCGCGATGACCGTCATGATCATCGTGGGCATGTCCGGCTTCGTCCTGGGCCCGCTGCTCGGCGGTACGGCGCTGGCGCACGTCCGGTGGGAGTGGCTGCTGCTCGTCAACGCCCCGATCGCGCTGATCGCGTGCATCGGCGTCCGGCTCGGCGTCCCGGCCGACCGCCCCGAGGACCTGACCAAGGACAGGCTCGACGTGCCGGGCGCGCTGCTGAGCGTCGCCGCCATCGGGCTCGCTTGCTACTCGCTGACCAGCGGTGTCGAGCACGGCTGGCTCTCCGGGATCACCCTGGCGTCCGTCGTGGGCGCGGTCGCGGCCGCGGTCGGCTTCGTGCGGCACGAGCGGCGCACCGCGGCGCCCATGCTGGATCTGCGGGTCTTCTCGAACGGCACAGTGCGGGGGGCCGCGCTCGCGCAGATCGGGACGTCCATCGCGATGGCCAGTGTGATGTTCGGGCTGATCCTGCACTTCCAGTACGCGTACGGGTGGAGCCCGGTCCGGGCCGGCCTGGCCAACCTGCCCATCATCGTGACGATGCTCATGGCCACCCCGCTGTCCGAGTGGCTCGCCCGCCGGTTCGGCCACCGCATCGCCTGCCTGGTGGGCGCGGCCTGCCTGGCGGGGTCGCTGGCCGGTCTCGCCTGGGGCGTCGAGCACGGGTACGCCGTCATCGCGGTGTGCATGGTGCTCATGACCGTGGGGCTGCGCACCGTGATGACGATCTGCGCGGTGGCCCTGGTGGACGCGATGCCCAGCAACCGCACCTCGATCGCCGCCGCCCTGAACGACACCGCCCAGGAGGTCGGCTCCAGCGTCGGCACCGCGGTGGTCGGCACGCTGATCGCCGCACTGGTCACCACGTCGCTCCCGGCCGGGGTCTGGAGCAGCGACCTCGTCGCCTCCTTCTTCCACGGCGAACGGATCACCTACGCACTGCTCGCCGTCGTCGTCGGGCTGATCGCGGCCGGCGGCGCGCTGAGCCTCACCGACTCGCACAGCGTCGAGGAACACCCCGTCGAGGAACCCGCCTGATGTACGCCCCGGCAGCGGAGCCCGTCGGTCCCGGGCTCAGTTGCCGGGGGGAGCGCCCGGTCGCACACGCGGCCGGGCGCTCCTTCCGTCACCGGCGTCCGCCGAACTCCCAGTCGTGGACCTCGATGTCGGCGTACCGGTCCGCGGTGAGGACGGCGCGTGCCTCGTCCGGGCTCGCGGCCCTGAGCAGGCAGGCCGTACCGAGCCAGGTCCCGCCGTCGTCGGACAGCAGGGGCCCGTACGCGATCAGGTCGTCCTGGGCGGCCGGCAGGCCCGGGTCGGCCGCGGGACCTTCGCCGAGGCCGATCACCAGATAGCGGTTGCCGCCCTCCGAGCCTCCGGGAAAGTCCCACATGGTGCGGCCCAGCACGTTGCGCCAACGACGTATCAGCACGTCCCGATAGGCACCTGCCTGGTAGTTGGGCTCGTCGAAGGCGAACGCCCGGGCGGTGGCCGCATCGGGGAGGTCCACGATGTGCACGCTTCCGGTGGGTGTCTCACCGTCAGCGGCGAAGGTCGGGCCCCGGGCGATCAGCTCCTTCGCGTACCGGTCCATGTAGGACCAGTGCTCC
Proteins encoded in this window:
- a CDS encoding helix-turn-helix transcriptional regulator; translated protein: MNISPVQHTPGKRPADVARLRRVRDLIDRTYAAPLDVLALARGAGMAPGCLSRRFRTVYGQSPYAYLTARRVDRATLLLRGELGVGAVCAAVGCATPGIFTARFTELTGLTPERFRRLAKSGADNAGAAASPGVEGLPACLAQRVARAVRNQEAPAPTRPLT
- a CDS encoding TetR/AcrR family transcriptional regulator, which codes for MESVLTEAVALLDEAGAPALTFRALAQRLGGGVASIYWYVESKDELLDLATDHVVGTVLADIEKLPEGDDPIDNLRAMAVTLFDAIADRPWLGAYFMRNTNLQSNSLRLYEQLGRQTLRLKLTARQRFHAVSAVVGVVVGSAVDMGQEPPQEILDGAVDRDEYLGRFASAWRELDPADYPFVHEIIDEFDGHDDVDQFRSALDLTLAGLRLQAGA
- a CDS encoding DUF6332 family protein, with translation MDMGRESRWEKDAMTVEIVFALVSAAVLGAAVFAVSFAAVLAFDVTGPARDRTLTGGALLGAAAGVWRVVRVLRRFDAERRKGH
- a CDS encoding MFS transporter is translated as MRHDTRARPGCRNTAVLVAFTAATNLADGVMKMALPLLAAQLTGSPAQVTAVSLTLTLPWLLIALHIGVLVDRFDRRRLLWTANGMRVAAMAWLTVSALAGGVALPVLFAAGALLGVADVVASTSASALVPAAVPPAGRERANAWMVGAETVGQEFAGPFVGGLLLAAGTSIALGVTGASYALAALSLLLLVGRFRPAAPTPDTVPASVNSRIAEGVRFLWNDRLLRTLSLIVAVLSAVWGAWLALMPLYAQRTMGLGSREYGILLSALGVGGLAGALTVTWVNRVLGIRRAMFADLIGTLAMVSLPALTTSLWAVAAGALLGGMGGTLWSVNARTLTQRRVPDEMLGRYGAASRLFTFGAMPLGAALVGLLAELGGMRLAFGLFAAATAVTPVLFIRNVPPPSGRASSPSGYRTPSGNV
- a CDS encoding LysR family transcriptional regulator; translated protein: MERYEIETFLTLADELHFARTAERLHVSPGRVSQTVKALERRVGGPLFERSSRRVVLTPVGRRLREDLLPAYRQIQRAFADATAAYSGIRGALRAGFTTPWSGELLIKAGDAFTARHPDCTVELLEATYNAAIAALRNEQVDLVVAEPPVEEADVVVGPVVFSEPRALVVSASHPLARRATVSVEVLAELPLVTAAGVSKAFSEWFFPARTPGGLPIEHGPAAGGWQGVLALVGAGKGATVAAVAAGRYHVRPDVAYVPFNDAEPVDYALMWRTGDRPPGLSAFIRTVVELAAPAGRPSCGCGGTDASGARQCQGCGGGR
- a CDS encoding CGNR zinc finger domain-containing protein — encoded protein: MLEQPAPAVLIEAFANTVDVEEASDEIATAAGLSAWLTGRGLLDAPAEMSADVHTDYLALRAGLREELGAHVGDTPDPALLAAAERVLAAHPVLVTARGTLAAAPGLPSARRPVAALGIAWNELVTTGDAARLKRCAEHTCAWAFWDISKNRSRRWCSMKVCGNRNKSRTYTTRKREAV
- a CDS encoding alpha/beta hydrolase; this translates as MPVREQVSFVGDMGKLAGHLNLPDADETTPPSAVLVAGTWTSVKEQMADRYARELAARGYAALSFDFTGYGESDGAPRDCESPAQKVRDLRAAADFVLAHPAVNGEALGALGVCAGAMYAGAFAAEDPRVRSLALVAPWLHDRRICEENYGGPEGIEAKKAAAAEAAGRYAETGEVTYVPVVSGSDPDAAMPFDIDFYLNPERGGIPQWPNRYAVMAWTEWLDHDAVALAPRITAPTLLVHSEDAAIPDGARRFHAGLAGSSEFVWTEGVQFDFYDQAPQVRLAADAAAEHFARTL
- a CDS encoding nuclear transport factor 2 family protein, giving the protein MPESTHTLASRYAVAETCTRMAVHADRREWEQLRTLFADKVVLDYTSLNGGEPVRLTPREITDAWSGTLSGYDATQHLIANQLVIVEGDRAVCTASFQATHRLAAAHGASLWTLGGDYRWELARNGDRWVIDTVVMTATWGDGNQALPVRAAG
- a CDS encoding MFS transporter — its product is MTTAPPVNGSRSYPSLRAAWIPLAALCLAFFVEMVDNTLLSIALPTIGRDLGSGTTALQWVTGAYSLTFGGLLLTAGSMADRLGRRRVLLIGLTVFGALSLCVALVSTAGELIALRAALGVAAAAMAPITNSLVFRLFDDKALRMRAMTVMIIVGMSGFVLGPLLGGTALAHVRWEWLLLVNAPIALIACIGVRLGVPADRPEDLTKDRLDVPGALLSVAAIGLACYSLTSGVEHGWLSGITLASVVGAVAAAVGFVRHERRTAAPMLDLRVFSNGTVRGAALAQIGTSIAMASVMFGLILHFQYAYGWSPVRAGLANLPIIVTMLMATPLSEWLARRFGHRIACLVGAACLAGSLAGLAWGVEHGYAVIAVCMVLMTVGLRTVMTICAVALVDAMPSNRTSIAAALNDTAQEVGSSVGTAVVGTLIAALVTTSLPAGVWSSDLVASFFHGERITYALLAVVVGLIAAGGALSLTDSHSVEEHPVEEPA
- a CDS encoding iron chaperone, yielding MPTSKSSENYSGFTAEERAAMKEHAREEKKAASRRGASRAEKEAAAEQDVLAKIAEMQDADRVLAERIHKIIGEAAPALAPKLWYGMPAYARDGKVVCHFQSAEKFKSRYATLGFSDQAALDDGVMWPAAYALTELTAAAEEQITALVRKAAG
- a CDS encoding YciI family protein, coding for MEYFCYHRDRPGSLALREELLEEHWSYMDRYAKELIARGPTFAADGETPTGSVHIVDLPDAATARAFAFDEPNYQAGAYRDVLIRRWRNVLGRTMWDFPGGSEGGNRYLVIGLGEGPAADPGLPAAQDDLIAYGPLLSDDGGTWLGTACLLRAASPDEARAVLTADRYADIEVHDWEFGGRR
- a CDS encoding glyoxalase; this translates as MDTTTDTKPAGSLSSVTLEVADVEEARRFYAAFGVDTHIRLRAREAQDTGFRGFTLALTVSGPATVDGFVAAAVDAGATVLKPAAKSLWGYGGVVQAPDGTIWKIATSAKKDTGPATREIDEFILLLGVRDVKATKQFYVDRGLAVGKSFGGKYAEFLPGESSAVKLALYKRRALAKDLGVPDDAAGAHRIVLGGTAGAFTDPDGFAWEPAAADHA